One Lottiidibacillus patelloidae DNA segment encodes these proteins:
- a CDS encoding DUF2157 domain-containing protein, producing the protein MYSKHIRKQIFEEEILKLESNNYISEVEKESLLSRYSTYYSERKRVEIEGEEKARASVVQKEREMILRRKALEEEQYKKLQTKIKTPEQIRERNITWMLVLGTLLLLLGGLVLATNNWDEMTPLLKTLSIGFVSGLFYSLHLFTGKKLKIAKTAFAFLTLGSLFIPITIISAGYFELFGHWFSLAGAGKYLYLAIGLGVTLPVYFKHGMSTQSRFYVWLSYISLSLTVAFFIASFYPSKDIFYISVLLFNVVLLVVHRKLKDKKNIFAKDLPLYAQGNLALSTLLLFTVFYNEDAFFGINVILTAMIYLFVLFSSKRHENHYVFTVLFIYGAYMVIENTALQVFDLALLSSFGFLFVGLANKQIDENLKKLLNYTSAFVSLFAFIFVTGKAILFYDEYTTLLLAVSYLLLSLNYGFLAHILKKKLFNYTAVFFLTLTGVQLLWQLDKIITLHVTPIGYVLLGVILYIVLYVYNQWELTMAFKFPSLVLSLITMVVGIYNLYIYGYWTVVIASLLLFALVTFKVAAEFVKVKEYFYFISALSIYSALIVLYPLSLDHFVSYTKLIPFHGHLIFVSLIGVGVSFGLRNLNVNELTNSLNWLGLILYSFSLVLLINDILTMNLMVPLYLAIGTYLTARMGHLTKINAFYYISSVAFAVGYVTLMVFNFRFSVDSGFAFFIIGPILLLIVSRIYKQEYFVMSQLNTFGIFAITLLTFENTLLLIIISAIIIYCFTIINKPLLKVIYLYVSLTMLPIILYSTKVSFAITDSFYHVPFIFFISSIVFFILSYYLRTWAKLVLFYSLVFSGIGLSLHFVSPIEETTFTLITLFFYIILTISMTIYAKLDLLALIPLLISIGFAEKLSGFYSFSEEHELITYTVLFFAITLIGQKLYKKLFTEKFIDMFAVVGFVYLAFIYHLVAKFEMHIIVELLPSMLIVYYFYSQINRLDGLSSKVVKTITYVSVLVPYYKILSYIAVPKLLEMEAIVLPWIVLLIFFSMKTWKEKEKEMNIIQWFGLIITAGFIVQDALASNTIYDAFIIGILSLSAIFYGFSKKLKSYFIIGSVVLLLTILIQTKPFWGNMPWWIYLIVAGSLLIGVGSYHEWKKQRGDTQKEPKWKAIWKKWK; encoded by the coding sequence ATGTACTCGAAACATATTAGGAAACAGATTTTTGAAGAAGAAATCTTAAAGTTAGAATCTAACAATTACATTTCGGAAGTTGAAAAAGAATCGTTGTTAAGTAGATATTCTACTTATTATTCTGAGCGTAAGAGAGTAGAAATTGAAGGAGAAGAAAAGGCAAGAGCAAGTGTTGTTCAAAAAGAGAGGGAAATGATTCTAAGACGGAAAGCGCTAGAAGAAGAACAATACAAGAAGCTCCAAACGAAAATAAAAACCCCTGAACAAATAAGAGAGAGAAATATTACGTGGATGTTAGTTTTAGGTACTTTGCTACTATTATTAGGTGGTTTAGTTTTAGCGACTAACAATTGGGATGAAATGACACCATTATTAAAAACGTTAAGTATTGGTTTTGTTTCTGGATTATTTTATAGTCTGCATTTATTCACTGGAAAAAAATTAAAAATTGCCAAAACAGCTTTTGCTTTTTTAACATTAGGTAGTTTATTTATACCAATTACCATCATAAGTGCAGGTTATTTTGAATTATTTGGACATTGGTTCTCACTTGCTGGGGCAGGAAAGTATTTATATCTAGCTATAGGATTAGGGGTTACTTTGCCCGTATATTTTAAACATGGAATGAGTACACAATCTCGTTTTTATGTATGGCTAAGTTATATTTCCTTAAGTTTAACTGTAGCTTTCTTCATTGCAAGCTTTTATCCAAGTAAAGATATATTTTATATTTCAGTTCTTTTATTTAATGTAGTTTTACTAGTAGTTCATCGTAAGCTGAAAGACAAGAAAAATATTTTCGCAAAGGACTTACCTTTATACGCACAGGGAAATTTAGCGTTGAGTACATTATTACTTTTTACGGTATTTTATAATGAAGATGCCTTTTTTGGAATAAATGTAATCTTGACTGCAATGATCTACTTATTTGTTTTATTTTCAAGTAAACGTCATGAAAACCATTATGTTTTTACGGTACTCTTTATTTATGGTGCATATATGGTCATTGAGAACACAGCATTACAAGTGTTTGACTTAGCATTACTTTCATCTTTTGGTTTTCTCTTTGTCGGATTGGCTAATAAACAGATAGACGAGAATTTGAAAAAATTATTGAACTATACGAGTGCCTTTGTTTCATTATTCGCTTTCATTTTTGTAACAGGGAAAGCAATTCTTTTTTACGATGAATATACAACACTATTATTAGCGGTCAGCTACTTACTATTATCACTTAATTATGGTTTCTTAGCGCATATCCTTAAGAAGAAACTATTCAATTACACGGCAGTTTTCTTTTTAACATTGACCGGTGTACAACTATTATGGCAACTTGATAAAATCATAACTTTGCATGTCACACCAATTGGTTATGTATTACTTGGAGTAATTTTGTATATTGTTCTTTATGTTTATAATCAATGGGAACTCACGATGGCATTTAAATTTCCATCACTAGTTCTATCATTAATAACGATGGTAGTTGGTATTTATAATCTTTATATATATGGATATTGGACAGTGGTCATTGCTTCCCTTCTATTATTTGCATTGGTCACATTCAAAGTTGCAGCTGAATTTGTAAAAGTGAAAGAGTATTTCTATTTTATAAGCGCATTAAGCATTTACAGCGCTTTAATAGTGTTGTATCCATTATCTTTAGATCATTTCGTGTCGTACACGAAGTTGATACCATTTCATGGGCATCTAATATTTGTGTCTTTAATCGGTGTGGGTGTAAGTTTTGGTTTGAGGAATTTAAATGTAAATGAGCTTACCAATTCACTAAACTGGCTAGGACTCATCCTTTACAGCTTCTCGTTAGTATTACTAATAAATGATATTTTAACAATGAATTTGATGGTGCCTTTATACCTCGCAATTGGTACGTATTTAACTGCCAGGATGGGCCATCTTACTAAAATTAATGCATTTTATTATATAAGTAGTGTTGCCTTTGCAGTTGGCTATGTTACTCTAATGGTCTTTAATTTCAGATTTAGCGTTGATAGTGGCTTTGCGTTTTTTATCATTGGTCCAATTTTACTACTTATTGTATCTCGCATATACAAGCAGGAATATTTTGTTATGTCGCAACTAAATACGTTTGGAATTTTTGCTATAACACTTCTAACATTTGAAAATACATTGCTTTTAATAATCATTAGTGCAATCATTATCTATTGCTTTACTATTATTAATAAACCGTTACTAAAAGTTATCTACTTATATGTAAGTCTTACGATGTTACCGATTATTTTATACTCAACTAAAGTCAGTTTTGCTATCACTGACAGTTTCTACCATGTTCCTTTTATTTTCTTCATAAGTAGTATTGTTTTCTTTATACTAAGTTACTATTTACGAACTTGGGCAAAACTAGTGTTATTTTATTCGCTAGTATTCTCAGGTATTGGCTTATCATTACACTTTGTTAGTCCAATAGAAGAAACAACTTTTACGCTGATTACTCTGTTCTTTTATATAATATTAACAATTTCGATGACGATATATGCAAAACTCGATCTTCTTGCATTGATTCCATTACTCATATCTATAGGCTTTGCTGAAAAGCTATCTGGCTTCTATAGTTTTTCTGAAGAACATGAATTAATAACGTATACAGTTTTATTTTTCGCAATCACATTGATAGGTCAAAAATTATATAAAAAGTTGTTTACTGAAAAATTCATTGATATGTTCGCCGTGGTTGGTTTTGTTTATTTAGCATTCATATATCATTTAGTTGCTAAATTCGAAATGCACATCATTGTTGAACTACTTCCGAGTATGCTTATTGTTTATTACTTTTACTCACAAATTAATAGACTAGATGGTTTAAGTAGTAAAGTTGTTAAAACAATTACTTATGTAAGTGTATTGGTACCGTATTACAAAATACTTTCTTATATTGCTGTTCCAAAATTGTTAGAAATGGAAGCTATTGTTTTGCCGTGGATAGTGTTACTGATTTTCTTTTCAATGAAGACATGGAAAGAAAAAGAGAAAGAAATGAACATTATTCAGTGGTTCGGTTTAATTATTACAGCAGGATTTATTGTCCAAGATGCTTTAGCTTCTAATACCATTTATGATGCATTTATTATTGGGATATTGTCTTTATCAGCTATATTTTACGGTTTCTCTAAGAAGTTAAAGTCCTACTTTATAATTGGAAGTGTTGTTTTATTACTAACAATACTTATACAAACGAAGCCATTTTGGGGCAATATGCCTTGGTGGATTTATCTCATAGTAGCAGGTAGCCTATTAATAGGGGTAGGAAGTTATCACGAGTGGAAGAAACAAAGAGGTGATACTCAAAAAGAACCTAAGTGGAAAGCTATCTGGAAAAAGTGGAAGTAA
- a CDS encoding BrxA/BrxB family bacilliredoxin, translated as MNFNLFTDVVQVARQEAEAGGFTQLKTAEEVENAFAKKGTTLVLVNSVCGCAGGIARPAAAYAVNHDKKPDQLVTVFAGQDKEATAKAREYFKGYAPSSPSFALLKDGEIKTMVERHEIEGYEGMDVVRKLQAAFDEYCE; from the coding sequence ATGAATTTTAATCTTTTTACAGATGTCGTCCAAGTCGCTCGCCAAGAAGCTGAGGCTGGAGGCTTTACTCAATTAAAAACAGCTGAAGAAGTAGAAAATGCATTTGCAAAAAAGGGAACAACACTTGTTTTAGTTAACTCTGTATGTGGTTGTGCTGGTGGAATTGCGAGACCTGCAGCTGCTTATGCCGTGAATCATGATAAAAAGCCAGATCAACTTGTTACAGTGTTTGCTGGCCAAGATAAAGAAGCAACAGCGAAAGCTCGTGAATACTTCAAAGGATACGCACCATCTTCCCCTTCTTTTGCTTTACTTAAAGATGGCGAAATTAAAACAATGGTTGAACGTCACGAAATTGAAGGCTATGAAGGAATGGACGTTGTAAGAAAACTACAAGCTGCTTTTGATGAATATTGTGAATAA
- a CDS encoding acyl-CoA mutase large subunit family protein: MKKDENFQKQYEEWLENTNKLIEKYPEKKAQFTTSSEIPVERLYTPDNVDETYMEQLGFPGQYPYTRGIRPTMYRARNWTMRQYAGFGSAEETNKRFRYLLEQGQTGLSVAFDLPTQIGYDSDDSMAKGEVGKVGVAIDSLEDMEALLKEIPLDKVSTSMTINAPAAVLLAMYIAVGEKQGVSKDKISGTIQNDILKEYIARGTYIFPPKPSMRLITDIFAYCAQEVPKWNTISISGYHIREAGSTAAQELAFTIANGVAYVEAALQAGLSIDKFAPRLAFFFNAHNQFFEEVAKFRAARRIWAKIMKEKFGAKDEKSWQLRFHTQTGGSTLTAQQPDNNIVRVAMQALSAVLGGTQSLHTNSRDEALALPTEESARIALRTQQIIANESGVADTVDPLGGSYYVEALTDEIEKKVNDYLNKIEDLGGAVAAIEAGFMQREIQHAAYETQKAIESGEEIVVGMNSFKMENEPQPELLRVDPSLGEKQTEKLLLLKEKRNNEEVSSALQALEAAAKGSENLMPYIIDCVKKYCTIGEICGVLRQQFGEYQGV; the protein is encoded by the coding sequence ATGAAAAAGGATGAAAACTTTCAAAAGCAGTATGAAGAGTGGCTAGAAAACACAAACAAACTAATTGAAAAATATCCAGAAAAGAAAGCACAATTTACGACTAGTTCAGAAATTCCAGTTGAGCGTCTTTACACTCCTGACAATGTCGATGAAACTTATATGGAACAGTTAGGATTTCCTGGGCAATACCCTTATACAAGAGGGATTCGTCCAACGATGTATCGTGCAAGAAATTGGACGATGAGACAGTATGCAGGCTTCGGATCAGCAGAAGAGACAAATAAAAGATTTCGCTACTTATTAGAACAGGGGCAAACAGGTCTTTCGGTTGCTTTCGATTTACCAACACAAATTGGCTATGACTCAGATGATAGTATGGCAAAAGGAGAAGTTGGTAAAGTTGGGGTTGCGATTGACTCACTCGAAGATATGGAAGCGCTTTTAAAAGAAATTCCGTTAGATAAAGTTTCAACTTCAATGACAATTAACGCACCGGCTGCAGTCTTATTAGCAATGTATATTGCTGTAGGTGAAAAACAAGGTGTTTCGAAAGATAAAATTTCAGGAACAATTCAAAATGATATTTTAAAAGAGTATATTGCTAGAGGTACATATATTTTCCCGCCAAAACCTTCAATGCGATTAATAACAGATATATTTGCCTATTGCGCGCAAGAAGTACCAAAATGGAATACGATTAGTATTTCTGGCTATCATATTCGCGAAGCTGGCTCTACGGCAGCGCAAGAACTAGCATTTACTATCGCTAATGGTGTTGCATATGTTGAAGCGGCTTTACAAGCAGGATTATCTATCGATAAATTTGCACCAAGACTAGCATTTTTCTTTAATGCACATAATCAATTCTTTGAAGAAGTTGCGAAATTCCGCGCTGCAAGAAGAATTTGGGCAAAAATTATGAAAGAAAAATTTGGAGCAAAAGACGAGAAAAGCTGGCAACTTCGATTCCACACGCAAACTGGAGGCTCTACGCTAACAGCGCAGCAACCAGATAATAACATTGTCCGTGTCGCGATGCAGGCATTATCAGCTGTTCTAGGTGGAACGCAAAGCTTACACACTAATTCACGAGATGAAGCGCTAGCATTACCGACAGAGGAATCAGCACGTATTGCCCTTCGAACACAACAGATTATTGCCAATGAAAGCGGGGTAGCTGATACAGTCGATCCGCTAGGTGGGTCATACTATGTCGAAGCATTAACTGATGAAATCGAAAAGAAAGTAAATGATTACTTAAATAAAATTGAAGACTTAGGCGGTGCTGTGGCAGCAATCGAAGCTGGATTCATGCAAAGAGAAATTCAACATGCTGCTTATGAAACGCAAAAAGCAATTGAAAGTGGAGAAGAAATTGTCGTCGGGATGAACTCATTTAAAATGGAGAATGAGCCGCAACCAGAGTTGCTTCGTGTTGATCCTTCACTTGGTGAGAAGCAAACAGAGAAACTTCTACTATTAAAAGAGAAAAGAAATAACGAGGAAGTTAGTTCTGCGCTACAAGCGTTAGAAGCTGCAGCAAAAGGATCTGAAAATTTAATGCCGTATATCATTGATTGTGTTAAAAAATATTGTACAATAGGTGAAATTTGTGGTGTCCTCAGACAACAATTCGGAGAGTACCAAGGAGTATAA
- the mce gene encoding methylmalonyl-CoA epimerase, translating to MPKKIRVLVAKPGLDGHDRGALIIAQSLRDSGMEVIYTGLRQTPEQIVASAIQEDVDVIGLSCLSGAHNELFPEVVRLLEERDASDIIVIGGGVIPWEDIPFLEEKGIRKVFTPGTPTDEIAVYINGLYNKSESHWEEPKKIDHIGIAVKSIEEALPFYVNTLKLKLEQIEEVTSEQVKVAFLRIGESRLELLEPLSQESPIATFIEKRGEGIHHVALGVDQIEDRIAYLKESGINMIHDEPKIGAGGANIAFLHPKSSGGVLYELCEKSGKKEEN from the coding sequence ATGCCAAAGAAAATAAGAGTATTAGTAGCCAAGCCTGGGCTTGATGGTCATGATAGAGGTGCACTAATAATTGCACAATCTTTAAGAGATAGTGGTATGGAAGTCATTTATACAGGATTAAGGCAAACACCAGAACAAATCGTAGCTTCAGCAATTCAAGAAGATGTTGATGTCATCGGTTTATCTTGTTTATCTGGTGCACATAACGAATTATTTCCAGAAGTAGTCCGCTTGCTAGAAGAGCGTGATGCGTCGGATATTATTGTTATTGGTGGTGGAGTAATTCCTTGGGAGGACATTCCGTTCTTAGAGGAAAAGGGGATTAGAAAGGTATTTACACCTGGAACTCCGACAGATGAAATTGCAGTTTACATTAACGGCTTATACAATAAGTCTGAAAGCCATTGGGAAGAGCCAAAAAAGATTGACCATATTGGAATTGCAGTTAAATCAATTGAAGAAGCATTACCTTTTTATGTGAATACGTTAAAATTAAAGCTAGAACAAATTGAAGAGGTAACTAGCGAACAAGTAAAAGTAGCTTTTTTACGAATTGGCGAATCTCGTCTTGAATTACTTGAACCACTATCGCAAGAAAGCCCAATCGCAACATTTATCGAAAAGCGTGGTGAAGGTATTCACCATGTCGCATTAGGTGTTGACCAAATCGAAGACCGCATTGCTTATTTAAAGGAAAGTGGCATCAACATGATTCATGATGAGCCAAAAATTGGTGCAGGCGGAGCAAATATTGCTTTCCTACATCCAAAATCCTCTGGGGGCGTTCTTTATGAGCTATGTGAAAAGAGCGGGAAAAAGGAGGAGAACTAA
- a CDS encoding tripeptidase T, whose amino-acid sequence MINKDRIVNEFLELVQVDSETKHEAEIAKVLTKKFTDLGVHVFEDDTMDVTGHGAGNLICTLEGTKEGVDTIYFTSHMDTVVPGNGIKPSIKDGYIVTDGTTILGADDKAGLAAMLEAIKVLKEQNIAHGKIEFIITVGEESGLVGAKALDPSKITAKFGYALDSDGKVGDIITAAPTQAKVIATVHGKTAHAGVAPEKGISAITVAAKAISKMPLGRIDEETTANIGRFEGGTQTNIVCDHVSILAEARSLIPEKMEAQVQKMKDAFEQTAQSMGTKADVEVKVMYPGFKFAEGDHVVEVAKKAVANIGRPARLLHSGGGSDANVIAGHGVPTVNLAVGYEEIHTTNERMPIEELEKTAELVVAVIKEVSNS is encoded by the coding sequence ATGATCAACAAAGATCGTATCGTTAATGAATTTCTTGAGTTAGTTCAAGTTGATTCTGAAACGAAACATGAAGCGGAAATAGCAAAAGTTTTAACTAAAAAATTTACTGACCTAGGTGTACATGTATTTGAAGATGATACGATGGATGTAACAGGACATGGTGCTGGGAACTTAATTTGTACACTAGAAGGTACAAAAGAAGGAGTAGACACAATCTACTTTACTTCCCATATGGATACAGTAGTTCCTGGTAACGGTATCAAACCTTCCATAAAAGATGGTTATATTGTTACTGATGGCACGACAATTTTAGGGGCTGACGATAAAGCCGGTTTAGCTGCAATGCTTGAAGCAATTAAAGTTTTAAAAGAACAAAACATTGCTCATGGAAAAATTGAATTTATCATTACAGTAGGTGAAGAGTCAGGTTTAGTAGGTGCAAAAGCGCTAGATCCTTCTAAAATTACTGCTAAATTCGGCTATGCATTAGATAGTGATGGAAAAGTTGGTGACATTATTACCGCTGCTCCAACACAAGCGAAAGTAATCGCTACTGTTCATGGCAAAACAGCCCACGCTGGCGTAGCTCCTGAAAAAGGAATATCTGCAATTACGGTAGCTGCAAAAGCAATTTCGAAAATGCCACTAGGACGAATTGATGAAGAAACGACTGCAAATATCGGTCGCTTTGAAGGTGGTACACAAACGAACATCGTCTGCGATCATGTGAGCATTTTAGCCGAAGCACGTTCTTTAATACCTGAAAAGATGGAAGCGCAAGTACAAAAGATGAAAGATGCTTTTGAACAAACGGCGCAAAGTATGGGAACGAAAGCAGACGTTGAAGTGAAAGTGATGTATCCTGGGTTTAAATTTGCTGAAGGTGACCATGTCGTAGAAGTTGCTAAGAAAGCAGTTGCTAATATAGGTAGACCTGCAAGATTATTACATAGTGGTGGCGGAAGTGATGCCAACGTAATTGCAGGACACGGTGTACCAACAGTAAACCTTGCAGTAGGTTATGAAGAAATTCATACGACAAATGAGCGTATGCCAATAGAAGAATTAGAAAAAACAGCTGAGTTAGTTGTTGCAGTCATAAAAGAAGTAAGTAATTCATAG
- a CDS encoding L,D-transpeptidase: MLFSKVFHLFIALTLVSPIWPIGENPMVGDPFIIVNKTSNELAFIDDGKIKNVFKVSTGVAVDLTPEGKFTITVKAKNPYYRKKDIPGGAKENPLGTRWIGFDAKGTDGRIFGIHGNNNPAFIGKYVTQGCVRMYEEDVQYLYDHIRLGTKVVITHSEDNFWELGKKYGAIK, from the coding sequence ATGTTATTTAGCAAAGTATTTCATTTGTTCATTGCCCTTACACTTGTCTCGCCAATTTGGCCTATAGGGGAAAACCCAATGGTTGGAGACCCGTTTATTATTGTCAACAAAACGTCAAATGAGTTAGCATTTATTGATGATGGAAAGATAAAAAATGTTTTTAAAGTTTCTACTGGTGTCGCGGTGGACTTAACTCCTGAAGGAAAATTTACGATTACAGTGAAAGCAAAAAATCCGTATTATAGAAAGAAAGATATACCAGGTGGAGCTAAGGAAAACCCGTTAGGTACAAGATGGATTGGATTTGATGCGAAAGGAACGGATGGCAGGATATTTGGCATTCATGGTAATAATAATCCAGCCTTCATAGGTAAATACGTAACGCAAGGGTGCGTAAGAATGTATGAAGAAGATGTGCAATATCTTTATGATCACATCCGTTTAGGAACAAAAGTAGTAATTACTCATTCTGAAGATAACTTTTGGGAGTTAGGAAAGAAATATGGGGCTATAAAATAA
- a CDS encoding acyl-CoA carboxylase subunit beta: MDIFDDIYGLYDKRREVEQGGGDDRIDKQHEKGKLTARERIDLLLDKGTFVELNPFIEHRCNDFGLQGKKAPGEGVVTGYGKVNGRPVYLFAQDFTVFGGALGEMHAQKIANVMDLAAKNGAPFIGLNDSGGARIQEGVLSLDGYGHIFYRNSIYSGVIPQISVIMGPCAGGAVYSPAITDFVFMVEKTSQMFITGPKVIETVTGEKISSEDLGGAKVHSSISGNAHFTAESEEEVLKEVRKLISYLPQNNEEKAPIIDNDEDDYRPDLTEVVPVDGLRPYDVRNVIREVVDKDSFMEVQEDFAKNIVIGFARVKGEVVGLICNQPKVMAGGLDINSSDKLSRFIRFCDSFNIPLITFEDVTGFFPGIKQEHGGIIRHGAKILYAYSEATVPKLTVITRKAYGGAYVALNSKSIGADLVFAWPNAEIAVMGPQGAANIIFAKEIAESDNPEQTRQEKIEEYREKFANPYVAAAGGMVDDVIDPRETRIKIIQGLEMLRNKKEDRPKKKHGNIPL, from the coding sequence ATGGATATTTTTGATGATATTTATGGTTTATATGATAAACGTCGTGAAGTGGAACAAGGTGGCGGTGACGACCGCATTGATAAGCAACATGAAAAAGGGAAGCTAACAGCTCGAGAACGTATAGATCTCTTATTAGATAAAGGGACTTTCGTTGAATTAAACCCATTTATCGAACATCGTTGCAATGATTTCGGACTCCAAGGCAAAAAAGCACCTGGTGAGGGTGTTGTAACAGGTTATGGAAAAGTAAATGGTCGTCCTGTTTACTTATTTGCACAAGATTTTACGGTATTTGGCGGTGCGCTTGGAGAAATGCATGCACAAAAAATTGCCAATGTTATGGATCTAGCCGCAAAAAATGGTGCGCCTTTTATTGGCTTAAATGATTCTGGAGGAGCGAGAATACAAGAAGGTGTTCTTTCACTTGATGGTTATGGTCATATTTTTTACCGAAACTCAATCTATTCTGGTGTAATCCCGCAAATTTCGGTTATTATGGGGCCATGTGCAGGAGGAGCAGTTTATTCTCCAGCTATTACAGATTTCGTTTTCATGGTTGAAAAGACGAGTCAAATGTTTATCACTGGACCAAAAGTTATTGAGACAGTAACAGGTGAGAAAATATCCTCTGAAGATTTAGGAGGAGCGAAAGTACATAGTTCAATTAGTGGAAACGCACACTTTACTGCGGAGTCTGAAGAAGAAGTATTGAAAGAAGTACGTAAGTTAATTAGTTATTTACCACAAAATAATGAAGAAAAAGCGCCAATTATCGATAATGATGAAGATGATTACCGCCCAGATTTAACGGAAGTTGTGCCTGTTGATGGTTTACGTCCATATGATGTGCGCAATGTCATCCGTGAGGTAGTTGATAAAGATTCATTTATGGAAGTGCAAGAAGACTTCGCTAAAAATATCGTTATTGGATTTGCCAGAGTTAAAGGAGAAGTTGTCGGTTTAATATGTAACCAACCAAAAGTAATGGCTGGCGGATTAGATATTAATTCATCGGACAAACTTTCACGTTTCATCCGTTTCTGTGATTCATTTAACATTCCTTTAATTACTTTTGAAGATGTGACAGGCTTTTTCCCTGGTATTAAACAAGAACATGGTGGTATTATACGTCATGGTGCTAAAATTTTATATGCATACTCAGAAGCAACTGTACCGAAACTTACAGTAATTACGAGAAAAGCATATGGCGGTGCGTATGTGGCATTGAATAGTAAATCAATTGGTGCTGATTTAGTGTTCGCTTGGCCGAATGCTGAAATTGCTGTAATGGGTCCTCAAGGAGCAGCAAATATTATTTTTGCTAAAGAAATTGCTGAGAGTGACAACCCAGAACAAACGCGCCAAGAGAAAATTGAAGAATATCGTGAGAAGTTTGCAAACCCTTACGTTGCTGCAGCTGGTGGAATGGTCGATGACGTCATTGATCCACGAGAGACAAGAATAAAAATTATTCAAGGACTTGAAATGCTGCGAAACAAAAAAGAAGACAGACCGAAGAAGAAACACGGGAATATCCCACTGTAA
- the prli42 gene encoding stressosome-associated protein Prli42, protein MSGKTMKIFVYIMIATMLISTLLMGLGSMSFF, encoded by the coding sequence ATGTCAGGAAAAACGATGAAGATTTTTGTTTACATTATGATTGCAACAATGTTAATTTCTACATTATTAATGGGTCTTGGAAGCATGTCATTCTTCTAA
- a CDS encoding helix-turn-helix transcriptional regulator, which translates to MNKGTFIKLISENMKLVRTEQNISQDKMGEILGISKKTLVQIEKGRTYANWTTVVAFCLLFNRSKLLNAIIGDNPVEFVQLISNNSNGSPKDKTLGGKVWWKEIEMKGNYRLQQNLISHHYRILDKEDFRWYSSFDKEKIMFRFNELVKGTMDE; encoded by the coding sequence ATGAATAAAGGGACATTTATTAAGTTAATATCAGAAAATATGAAGCTAGTGAGAACAGAACAAAATATCTCACAAGATAAAATGGGTGAAATTTTAGGAATTTCAAAAAAAACTCTAGTGCAAATCGAAAAGGGAAGAACATACGCCAATTGGACGACTGTTGTTGCTTTTTGTTTATTATTTAATCGAAGTAAACTTTTGAATGCAATCATTGGAGATAATCCTGTAGAATTTGTCCAATTAATTTCTAACAATAGTAATGGTTCACCAAAAGATAAAACGTTAGGTGGAAAAGTTTGGTGGAAAGAAATTGAGATGAAAGGGAATTATCGCTTACAACAAAACTTAATTAGCCATCATTACCGTATTTTAGATAAAGAAGATTTTCGTTGGTATAGCTCATTTGATAAAGAGAAGATAATGTTTCGTTTTAATGAGTTGGTAAAAGGGACTATGGATGAATAG